The DNA segment ATAGTATTATCGGAGAAAATGGTGTCAGCCTTTCAGGAGGACAACGCCAACGTATTGCAATTGCACGTGCATTATTACGCAATTCACCCATTTTAGTGCTTGATGAAGCAACATCAGCCCTTGATACAGAATCAGAACGTGCCATTCAATCAGCCCTTGAGGAGCTACAAAAAAATCGTACCGTACTAGTGATTGCTCACCGTCTATCAACAATTGAGAAAGCCGATGAAATTTTAGTTATTGACCAAGGGAAAATTATTGAACGAGGCTCACATTCTAAACTTATTGCAAAAAATGGTGCATATAAGCAATTACATAGCTTACAATTTGAGCAATAAGGATTAATTATAAAAAATAAGCGGTTAGATTTGATGAAAAATTTGCAAATTTTTCTAACAAAGTGACCGCTTGATTTTTAGGTTTGGTTTAAAATTAAATTATAAATTTAAAAGTGCTTGATTAACCACATCAGGAACAAATTGGCTGACATCTCCCTTATGATAATAAATTTCTCTAACTTGCGTAGAAGATAAATATCGCCATTCAACGGAAGGAGGAAGAAAAATGGTTTCTAATTTTGGAAGTAATTTTTCATTCAGTTGAGCAAGCTGTATTTCATACTCAACATCATTACTGTTACGAATACCTCGAAGAAGTGCCTTTGCTTGGTGTTTTTGAGCCAGCTCAACAAGTAATCCATCAAAGCCTATTACTTCCGCATTACTTAAATGTTGAATACTTTGCTGCACTAAATGAACACGTTGCTCCAATTCAAAAAGAGGTTTTTTGGTGGGATTTTTAGCTACTGCAATAATGATATTAGAAAATAATCTTGAAGCTCGTTCAATTTGATCTAGGTGACCATTTGTTATTGGGTCAAATGTTCCTGCATAAATAACTTTCATTCTGTTTTCTCTTGTAAATAAGGAGTGAGTAAACTTAAGTGACGTTTTAATGCTCCCTGGTTTTCTTTGAGTACTTGAAAACCTGCATCGCCTATTTGTTTACAATAGTTTGTATTTTCTAATAACGATCGTACCGCTTGAATAAGAGCCTCAGTATCACTTTGGATTTCAATAAAACCATTAATATAACTTAGTTTTTCATAAATTTCAGTAAAGTTATAAGTATGAACTCCTGAAATAACGGGCAGTTTAAATGCAATAGGTTCAAGGGGATTATGCCCACCTTGTTTTATCAAACTTCCCCCTACAAAAGCAATATTTGCTAATCCATAAAGTAACATCATTTCCCCCATTGTATCACCCAGTAAAATAGAAATTTCAGGGGTAAAAGATTGCTGATGCGATCGCCGAATAAAATTCATTTCCGTTTTTTTAATAATATTGGCGACACTTTCAAAACGCTCTGGATGACGAGGAACGAGAATAAGAATAAGATCTGGATAATCTTTTAATAATTCCTGATGTGCATTTAAAATAAGTTGATCTTCGCCTTCGTGAGTACTACCTGCAATCCAAATTGGACGTTGTGTTACATTTAATGAATGCTTAAGTTGTATAATTTGTTGATGTAATGCTTCATCAACATTAAGATCAAATTTTAAATTACCTGTATTAATTAAATATTGTTCCTCAATACCTAGTTCTAGATAACGATCAGCACTTGTTTTATCTTGTGCCATAATCAACGTAATACTATCTAACATTGGACGAAGTAACTTTTTAACATAGCCATAGCGTTTTGTTGAACGAGGAGATAAACGTGCATTAGCAATAATAAAAGGAATATTTCTTTGATTTGTATGATAAATTAAATTTGGCCATAACTCTGTTTCAACAACAATAATTGCCTTTGGTTGAACAAAATTAAGAAATTTTTTTACGAAATAAGGAATATCATAGGGCAGATAAAAATGAAAAACGCTCTCTCCAAAAGCGGCCTTAACCCGTTCAGAACCCGTTGGAGTTACCGTTGTGAAAGTAAGCGGTAAGTTTGGATAATCTTTTTGCAATTTTTTTACTAATGGCGTAATGGCTATCACTTCGCCCACTGATGCTGCGTGAATAACAAGACCATTTTTTTTAATTTTATGTTGTTGATTATAAATGGCATAACGTTCACCTAATCTTTGTCGATATGCAGGTTGCTTTATACTACGTCTTAGCATTTCCAGTAAAATCAATGGCTGTAGGAGATAGCTCATAATTGTGTAACATTTTAACATCATTGATCTTCCTGTATTGCGATTCTTTGTAAGCTAAGTAAAAGAGTCACACCAACAAAATAAAACATTGTTCCCGAATTATGTGATAAAAAAGATTGTGTTAAACAGTAACCCATTGTAGCAACAATATGCACAATTCCTAACGTACCCAAAAGCGTTGGTAATGGCTTAGCACTTTGTTTTATGCCTTTCAAAAACAAGTTAAAAGGAACAAAAAAGATGGCTAATAACGCAAGTAAACCGAATACTCCCCGTGCTGAACCATCGTGTAAGAATTGATTATGGGCGTGATCATATCTCGCAGCCAATCGGGAGATGTAACCTTGTTCTGAATGTTGTTTACGCATTTTTTTTACACCTTCTAGTCCCCAACCTAAAAGTGGTTTTTGATCTATGCCGTGTAATGCACTTTTATACATCTCTAATCTTGCCCCTACAGAGGAATAACATTTATTTTTATTCATACACAAAGAGGCTTCAGTATAAATTCTATTCCATCTTGTTTCTGCCGTATTATAGCTGATATAACCAAATAGAATAGTAGAAAGCAGAATAAGTAATAATACCGTTTTGGAAAATAAATGACGATAGAACCAAAGAATAAACCCAGTTGCAATAAGAAAGCCAATAATTGCACCACGAGAAAAACAGAGAATACTTGCTATAAATCCAAGTAAAAATGCAATGCTTGAGAAAATAGCAAGTAACTTATTTTTAAGTTGATAAAAGTAGAGACCAATACAAAGTGAAAAAAGGGAAAGGCTTATTGCAATATCACTGGCTTGAATTTTATTGTGCTGCGGAA comes from the Pasteurella atlantica genome and includes:
- the coaD gene encoding pantetheine-phosphate adenylyltransferase, with protein sequence MKVIYAGTFDPITNGHLDQIERASRLFSNIIIAVAKNPTKKPLFELEQRVHLVQQSIQHLSNAEVIGFDGLLVELAQKHQAKALLRGIRNSNDVEYEIQLAQLNEKLLPKLETIFLPPSVEWRYLSSTQVREIYYHKGDVSQFVPDVVNQALLNL
- the waaA gene encoding lipid IV(A) 3-deoxy-D-manno-octulosonic acid transferase, which encodes MMLKCYTIMSYLLQPLILLEMLRRSIKQPAYRQRLGERYAIYNQQHKIKKNGLVIHAASVGEVIAITPLVKKLQKDYPNLPLTFTTVTPTGSERVKAAFGESVFHFYLPYDIPYFVKKFLNFVQPKAIIVVETELWPNLIYHTNQRNIPFIIANARLSPRSTKRYGYVKKLLRPMLDSITLIMAQDKTSADRYLELGIEEQYLINTGNLKFDLNVDEALHQQIIQLKHSLNVTQRPIWIAGSTHEGEDQLILNAHQELLKDYPDLILILVPRHPERFESVANIIKKTEMNFIRRSHQQSFTPEISILLGDTMGEMMLLYGLANIAFVGGSLIKQGGHNPLEPIAFKLPVISGVHTYNFTEIYEKLSYINGFIEIQSDTEALIQAVRSLLENTNYCKQIGDAGFQVLKENQGALKRHLSLLTPYLQEKTE
- a CDS encoding O-antigen ligase family protein, with amino-acid sequence MLSILNRINIYTLLTGVFFILTLHFRASYTIIPAILFFSGLYFIIVNLKNKTFKINPENKLFIVSFIGYFALFILSLIIHQGKLRELDLPSRILLILPFLTLFSHIKIKPLWILYAIVTASFIAGIVALIQKYYLHIPFPFPQHNKIQASDIAISLSLFSLCIGLYFYQLKNKLLAIFSSIAFLLGFIASILCFSRGAIIGFLIATGFILWFYRHLFSKTVLLLILLSTILFGYISYNTAETRWNRIYTEASLCMNKNKCYSSVGARLEMYKSALHGIDQKPLLGWGLEGVKKMRKQHSEQGYISRLAARYDHAHNQFLHDGSARGVFGLLALLAIFFVPFNLFLKGIKQSAKPLPTLLGTLGIVHIVATMGYCLTQSFLSHNSGTMFYFVGVTLLLSLQRIAIQEDQ